From one Burkholderia latens genomic stretch:
- a CDS encoding MarR family winged helix-turn-helix transcriptional regulator has translation MTDTRRALNKSDFQQLSEFRYQMRRFERFSERAAQSEGVTPLQYLLLLHIKGYPHREWATIGELAERLQAQHHGVVALVTRCEALGLVKRKTSEADRRQVEVHLEEAGETLLARLAAMHRAELKSLKGTFQVPQIDY, from the coding sequence ATGACCGATACCCGCCGCGCGCTCAACAAAAGCGATTTCCAGCAACTGTCCGAGTTCCGCTACCAGATGCGCCGCTTCGAGCGCTTCTCCGAACGCGCTGCGCAAAGCGAAGGCGTGACGCCGCTGCAATACCTGCTGCTGCTGCACATCAAGGGCTACCCGCACCGCGAGTGGGCCACGATCGGCGAACTGGCGGAACGCCTGCAGGCACAGCACCACGGTGTGGTCGCGCTGGTGACGCGCTGCGAGGCGCTCGGGCTCGTGAAGCGCAAGACGAGCGAAGCGGATCGCCGCCAGGTCGAAGTGCATCTCGAAGAGGCCGGCGAAACGCTGCTCGCGCGCCTTGCGGCCATGCATCGCGCGGAACTGAAATCGTTGAAAGGCACGTTCCAGGTTCCGCAGATCGATTACTGA
- a CDS encoding HPP family protein yields the protein MSSGSSPSRRTFRQWLHSFVPHPMTLGWRERMRSCMGALVGIATVGVTMRLMPGVPGLVPLLVAPMGASAVLLFAVPASPLAQPWSIIGGNLVAATVGVACAQWIADPITAAAVAVALAIGGMFALRCVHPPSGAVALTAVLGGPAIHALGFGFVVEPIALQSAILLSVALAYHALTGHRYPHGGVRPDAKPQGGSAAPARGGFTRADLDAVLKRRGEWLDVDPDDLEMLLRETEMQAYTRTFGQLTCADLMTKNAIEVAPSTPVTGALTLLDRHRVKALPVVDGDDRLIGIVTRADLTRQLRRPTPLWQRLSARLPQSLGGQPASVATVMTRDVACVQQTMPITALVPLFTHSGHHHIPVVDASHRLVGIITQTDLVTGLYRQTQMLQAA from the coding sequence ATGTCGTCAGGCTCCTCCCCGTCGCGCCGCACCTTCCGGCAATGGCTGCACAGCTTCGTTCCCCATCCGATGACGCTAGGCTGGCGCGAGCGCATGCGCTCGTGCATGGGGGCCCTCGTCGGCATCGCGACGGTCGGCGTGACGATGCGGCTGATGCCCGGCGTACCGGGTCTCGTGCCGCTGCTCGTCGCGCCGATGGGCGCATCGGCCGTGCTGCTGTTCGCGGTGCCGGCGAGTCCGCTCGCGCAGCCGTGGTCGATCATCGGCGGCAACCTGGTGGCGGCGACCGTTGGCGTCGCATGTGCGCAATGGATCGCCGATCCGATCACGGCCGCCGCGGTCGCCGTCGCACTTGCGATCGGCGGCATGTTCGCGCTGCGCTGCGTTCACCCGCCGTCGGGTGCCGTCGCGCTGACGGCGGTGCTCGGCGGGCCGGCGATCCATGCGCTCGGCTTCGGTTTCGTGGTCGAGCCGATTGCGCTGCAATCGGCGATCCTGCTCTCGGTCGCGCTCGCATACCATGCACTGACCGGCCACCGCTATCCGCACGGCGGCGTGCGCCCGGACGCAAAGCCGCAAGGCGGCAGCGCAGCGCCCGCGCGCGGCGGCTTCACGCGCGCCGATCTCGACGCGGTGCTGAAGCGTCGCGGCGAATGGCTCGACGTCGATCCGGATGACCTCGAGATGCTGCTGCGCGAAACCGAAATGCAGGCGTATACGCGCACGTTCGGCCAGCTCACGTGCGCGGACCTGATGACGAAGAATGCGATCGAGGTCGCGCCGTCGACGCCGGTGACGGGCGCATTGACGCTGCTCGACCGCCATCGCGTGAAGGCGCTGCCCGTCGTCGACGGCGACGATCGCCTGATCGGCATCGTCACCCGCGCGGACCTCACGCGCCAGCTGCGCCGGCCGACTCCGCTGTGGCAGCGGCTGTCCGCGCGGCTGCCGCAGTCGCTCGGTGGCCAGCCCGCCAGCGTCGCCACCGTGATGACGCGCGACGTCGCATGCGTGCAGCAAACGATGCCGATCACCGCGCTCGTGCCGCTGTTTACGCATTCGGGCCATCACCACATTCCGGTCGTCGATGCGTCGCACCGTCTGGTCGGCATCATCACGCAGACGGATCTCGTCACGGGCCTGTATCGGCAAACGCAGATGCTCCAGGCCGCATAA
- a CDS encoding LysR substrate-binding domain-containing protein, whose amino-acid sequence MKYHQLKAFVTVAEEGSIRAAARRLNVSPAALTKAVKELEIALGVSLVVRTARGVQLTAFGQQLQVRARLIVAEMQRARDDIEQAQGAMTGSVAAAITPAAAVTILPDAFRAFRRRFPVARVNLIEGFPGVALPRLHDGSLDFAVAVVVPELLAAEFDHAELYASRSLIVARKGHPLASATSLADLVEADWLMNPSPESSTQVLFNSFVAYGLPVPQRVVECPSFGLAHSLMTGADLIASMPEQLLQGEWARDKLAVLPIRERLPAVSVQVITRRDSPLTPAAAMLLDCLRDSARRKGLG is encoded by the coding sequence ATGAAATACCATCAGCTGAAAGCGTTTGTCACCGTCGCGGAAGAAGGGAGCATCCGCGCGGCCGCGCGTCGCCTGAACGTGTCGCCGGCGGCGCTGACGAAAGCCGTCAAGGAACTGGAGATCGCGCTCGGCGTGTCGCTCGTGGTGCGCACCGCGCGCGGCGTGCAGCTTACGGCGTTCGGCCAGCAACTGCAGGTGCGGGCGCGGTTGATCGTCGCGGAAATGCAGCGCGCGCGTGACGACATCGAACAGGCGCAGGGCGCGATGACGGGCTCGGTCGCCGCGGCCATCACGCCGGCCGCTGCGGTGACGATCCTGCCCGACGCATTCCGCGCGTTCCGGCGGCGCTTTCCGGTCGCGCGCGTCAATCTGATCGAAGGGTTCCCCGGCGTCGCGCTGCCGCGGCTGCACGACGGCTCGCTCGATTTCGCGGTGGCCGTCGTGGTGCCCGAGCTGCTCGCGGCCGAGTTCGATCATGCAGAACTCTATGCGAGCCGGTCGCTGATCGTCGCGCGCAAAGGGCATCCGCTCGCATCGGCCACGTCGCTGGCCGATCTCGTCGAAGCCGACTGGCTGATGAATCCGTCGCCGGAAAGCTCGACGCAGGTGCTGTTCAATTCGTTCGTTGCGTATGGGTTGCCGGTGCCGCAACGGGTCGTCGAATGTCCGAGCTTCGGGCTCGCGCATAGTCTGATGACGGGCGCCGACCTGATCGCATCGATGCCCGAGCAACTGCTGCAAGGCGAGTGGGCGCGCGACAAGCTCGCCGTGCTGCCGATCCGCGAGCGGCTGCCGGCCGTATCGGTGCAGGTGATTACGCGCCGCGACAGTCCGCTCACGCCGGCCGCTGCGATGCTGCTCGACTGCCTGCGCGATTCCGCGCGCCGCAAGGGGCTGGGATGA
- a CDS encoding MFS transporter — METSALPLSGSPADARAAAKKRRLIAAAAVGNALEFYDFTVYSFFAILIGKLFFPVHSSFGQLMLAVASFGVGFVTRPLGGLVIGMYADRAGRKKAMILTLLLMALGTATIAVAPTFAQIGIAAPLLLVLARLVQGFASGGEVGASTTLLLEQAPQHRRGFYASFQFSSQGLAALAGALTGVALTSTLNAAQLESWGWRVPFVIGTLFVPLGYWLRRTVEEVPAATPAAAHASGEKVASLPLADVLRHHGKAVFAGHGVTIGGTSIHYIIVFYMAIYGVQVLHLPTWLSMTAGCVAGAILMLVTPIGGHLSDVFGRNRIVWWTRIVLMVAIYPSFIALNRWPGAASLLSIIAALSIVHAINIGATGAMLGELFPRAVRATGGALVYSVGVAIFGGFAQFFVTWLIAATGNPNAPAWYAIGCGALTLLAIRCMDEKAGKALD; from the coding sequence ATGGAAACGTCCGCCCTTCCGTTGTCCGGCTCGCCGGCCGATGCCCGCGCCGCCGCGAAGAAACGCCGCCTGATCGCGGCGGCCGCCGTCGGCAACGCGCTCGAGTTCTACGACTTCACGGTCTACAGCTTCTTCGCGATCCTGATCGGCAAGCTGTTCTTTCCGGTGCATTCGTCGTTCGGTCAGTTGATGCTGGCGGTCGCGAGCTTCGGCGTCGGCTTCGTCACGCGCCCGCTCGGCGGCCTCGTGATCGGCATGTACGCGGATCGTGCGGGCCGCAAGAAAGCGATGATTCTCACGCTGCTGCTGATGGCGCTCGGCACCGCGACGATCGCGGTCGCGCCGACCTTCGCGCAGATCGGCATCGCCGCGCCGCTGCTGCTCGTGCTTGCACGCCTGGTGCAAGGGTTCGCATCGGGCGGCGAAGTGGGCGCGTCGACGACGCTGCTGCTCGAACAGGCGCCGCAGCATCGCCGCGGTTTCTATGCATCGTTCCAGTTCTCGAGCCAGGGGCTCGCGGCGCTCGCGGGGGCGCTTACCGGCGTCGCGCTGACGTCGACGCTCAATGCCGCCCAGCTCGAAAGCTGGGGCTGGCGCGTGCCGTTCGTCATCGGCACGCTGTTCGTGCCGCTCGGTTACTGGCTGCGCCGCACCGTCGAGGAGGTGCCCGCCGCGACACCCGCCGCCGCACACGCATCCGGCGAGAAGGTCGCATCGCTGCCGCTCGCCGACGTGCTGCGCCATCACGGCAAGGCCGTGTTTGCGGGCCACGGCGTGACGATCGGCGGCACGTCGATCCACTACATCATCGTGTTCTACATGGCGATCTACGGCGTGCAGGTGCTGCATCTGCCGACCTGGCTGTCAATGACGGCCGGCTGCGTCGCCGGTGCGATTTTGATGCTCGTGACGCCGATCGGCGGGCATCTGTCCGATGTGTTCGGCCGCAACCGGATCGTATGGTGGACGCGCATCGTGCTGATGGTCGCGATCTATCCGTCGTTCATCGCGCTGAACCGGTGGCCGGGTGCTGCATCGCTGCTCTCGATCATCGCCGCGCTGTCGATCGTGCATGCAATCAACATCGGGGCGACGGGCGCGATGCTCGGAGAGCTGTTTCCGCGTGCTGTGCGGGCGACGGGCGGTGCGCTGGTGTATAGCGTGGGCGTCGCGATCTTCGGCGGCTTCGCGCAGTTCTTCGTCACCTGGCTGATCGCGGCGACAGGCAATCCGAATGCGCCTGCGTGGTATGCGATCGGCTGTGGCGCGCTGACGCTGCTCGCGATTCGGTGCATGGACGAGAAGGCCGGGAAGGCGCTCGATTGA
- a CDS encoding chloride channel protein: MNAPHKRDFSTNERLPRIALLAAVIGLLGTLAAFVLLSLIHLFTNLFFFQQFSFVDRSPADNTLGAWVIVVPVIGGLIVGLMARFGSEKIRGHGIPEAIEAILFGKSRMSPKVAVLKPLSSGVVIGSGGPFGAEGPIIMTGGALGSLIAQCVHVTAAERKTLLVAGAAAGMTAVFGTPVAAVLLAVELLLFEWRPRSFLPVALACAVAGFARAVFFGVEPLFPLTTASPTPVALLSCIVAGLLSGGLACGLSAALYRIEDGFAKLPVHWMWWPALGAIVIGVGGWVEPRALGVGYDVIGDLLHQHIALKIALALLIVKAVMWVIALGSGTSGGVLAPLLMLGAGLGTVLSPVLPGGDPALWPLVCMAATLGATLGAPLTAIVFAFGLTHDANALLPLLAATLVAHGFATIAMKRSIMTEKIARRGYHIYREYGVDPLERHDVAEVMTAADALVAIDGAMTLDAVESQYFGAKQTHRAYPVVHDGRLLGLVDRATLDAHRAQAGSGATFASAFADRAPAVAQAHETCRVVASRLAMLGLERLPVVDDPQSLRLIGIVSRSDLIKPALQHFDDEQKRERFRPIVPVNLRAAANRKAG, translated from the coding sequence ATGAACGCTCCACATAAACGCGATTTCTCGACCAACGAACGCCTGCCCAGGATCGCGTTGCTGGCTGCCGTCATTGGGCTGCTCGGCACGCTGGCGGCGTTCGTGCTGTTGAGCCTGATTCACCTGTTCACGAACCTGTTCTTCTTCCAGCAGTTCTCGTTCGTCGACCGCTCGCCCGCCGACAACACGCTAGGCGCGTGGGTCATCGTCGTGCCGGTGATCGGTGGCTTGATCGTCGGGCTGATGGCGCGCTTCGGCTCGGAGAAGATCCGCGGCCACGGCATTCCGGAAGCGATCGAGGCGATCCTGTTCGGCAAGAGCCGGATGTCGCCGAAGGTCGCGGTGCTCAAGCCGCTGTCGTCCGGTGTCGTGATCGGCAGCGGCGGCCCGTTCGGCGCCGAAGGCCCGATCATCATGACCGGCGGCGCGCTCGGCTCGCTGATCGCGCAGTGCGTGCACGTGACCGCCGCCGAGCGCAAGACGCTGCTCGTCGCAGGCGCGGCCGCCGGCATGACCGCCGTGTTCGGCACGCCGGTCGCCGCGGTGCTGCTCGCGGTCGAACTGCTGTTGTTCGAATGGCGCCCGCGCAGTTTCCTGCCGGTCGCACTCGCATGCGCGGTGGCCGGGTTCGCGCGTGCGGTGTTCTTCGGCGTCGAGCCGCTGTTCCCGCTCACCACCGCGTCGCCGACACCGGTCGCGCTGCTGTCGTGCATCGTCGCGGGCCTGCTGTCCGGTGGGCTCGCATGCGGCCTGTCGGCAGCGCTGTATCGCATCGAGGACGGCTTCGCGAAGCTGCCGGTGCACTGGATGTGGTGGCCGGCGCTCGGCGCGATCGTGATCGGCGTCGGCGGCTGGGTCGAACCGCGTGCGCTCGGTGTCGGCTATGACGTGATCGGCGACTTGCTGCATCAGCATATCGCGCTGAAAATCGCGCTCGCGCTGCTGATCGTGAAGGCCGTGATGTGGGTGATCGCGCTCGGCTCCGGCACGTCGGGCGGCGTGCTCGCCCCGCTGCTAATGCTCGGCGCGGGCCTCGGCACCGTGCTGTCGCCGGTACTGCCCGGCGGCGACCCGGCACTGTGGCCGCTCGTCTGCATGGCCGCCACGCTCGGCGCGACGCTCGGTGCGCCGCTGACCGCGATCGTGTTCGCGTTCGGCCTCACGCATGACGCGAACGCGCTGCTGCCGCTGCTTGCCGCGACGCTCGTCGCGCACGGGTTCGCGACGATCGCGATGAAGCGCTCGATCATGACCGAAAAGATCGCGCGTCGTGGTTATCACATCTACCGCGAATACGGCGTCGATCCGCTAGAGCGGCATGACGTTGCCGAAGTGATGACGGCGGCCGACGCGCTCGTCGCGATCGACGGCGCCATGACGCTCGATGCGGTCGAGTCGCAATACTTCGGCGCAAAGCAGACGCACCGTGCGTATCCGGTCGTGCACGACGGCCGCCTGCTCGGTCTCGTCGATCGTGCGACGCTCGACGCGCATCGCGCTCAGGCCGGCTCCGGCGCGACGTTCGCGAGCGCATTCGCCGATCGCGCGCCGGCCGTCGCACAGGCTCACGAAACGTGCCGCGTGGTCGCATCGCGGCTCGCGATGCTCGGCCTCGAGCGCCTGCCCGTCGTCGACGATCCGCAATCGCTGCGCCTCATCGGCATCGTGTCGCGCAGCGACCTGATCAAGCCCGCGCTCCAGCACTTCGACGACGAACAGAAGCGCGAGCGCTTCCGCCCGATCGTGCCGGTGAATCTTCGCGCCGCCGCCAACCGCAAGGCCGGCTGA
- a CDS encoding M20 aminoacylase family protein has translation MLQAVNPVIPGIAAIAPDLIEVRRRIHAHPELAFEETLTSNLVAELLAGWGYEVHRGIGKTGVVGVLREGQSARTVGLRADMDALPLAETTGLPYASRHANKMHACGHDGHTAMLLCAARHLAATRQFSGTLNLIFQPAEENFGGAKSMMDDGLFDRFPCDAIFAIHNMPGRAAGDMAFRSGAAMASADRVTITLRGVGGHGAMPHFARDPMSAAGSIMVALQTIVAREVDAQHAAVITVGSVQAGETFNIIPESVVMKLSVRALNADVRTLLARRIEALAKGQAESFGVTAEVDYDYGYPVLVNHPEPTAFAADIARQMLGAERVETDAAPLMGSEDFAFMLEARPGCYAFIGNGIGSKGGCMVHNPGYDFNDDILAIGASYWVRVAEAWLAA, from the coding sequence ATGCTGCAAGCCGTGAACCCCGTGATCCCCGGCATCGCCGCGATCGCCCCCGACCTGATCGAAGTGCGCCGCCGCATCCACGCGCATCCCGAACTCGCGTTCGAGGAAACGCTGACGAGCAATCTCGTCGCCGAGCTGCTCGCCGGCTGGGGCTACGAAGTGCATCGCGGCATCGGCAAGACCGGCGTCGTCGGCGTGCTGCGCGAAGGCCAGAGCGCACGCACCGTCGGGCTGCGCGCCGACATGGACGCGCTGCCGCTCGCCGAAACCACCGGCCTGCCTTACGCGAGCCGCCACGCGAACAAGATGCACGCGTGCGGCCACGACGGTCACACGGCAATGCTGCTGTGCGCGGCGCGCCATCTCGCGGCGACGCGCCAGTTCTCGGGCACGCTGAACCTGATCTTCCAGCCGGCCGAGGAAAATTTCGGCGGTGCGAAGTCGATGATGGACGACGGCCTGTTCGACCGCTTTCCGTGCGACGCGATTTTCGCGATCCACAACATGCCGGGCCGCGCCGCCGGCGACATGGCGTTCCGCAGCGGCGCCGCAATGGCGTCGGCCGACCGCGTGACGATCACGCTGCGCGGCGTCGGTGGTCACGGCGCGATGCCGCACTTCGCGCGCGATCCGATGTCGGCCGCGGGCAGCATCATGGTCGCACTGCAGACGATCGTCGCGCGCGAGGTCGACGCGCAGCATGCGGCCGTGATTACGGTCGGCAGCGTGCAGGCCGGCGAAACCTTCAACATCATTCCCGAATCCGTCGTGATGAAGCTGTCGGTGCGCGCGCTGAATGCCGACGTGCGCACGCTGCTCGCACGCCGCATCGAAGCGCTTGCGAAAGGCCAGGCGGAGAGCTTCGGCGTCACGGCCGAAGTGGATTACGACTACGGCTACCCGGTCCTCGTGAACCATCCCGAGCCGACCGCGTTCGCCGCCGACATCGCGCGCCAGATGCTCGGCGCCGAGCGCGTCGAGACCGACGCCGCGCCGCTGATGGGCAGCGAGGACTTTGCGTTCATGCTCGAAGCGCGCCCCGGCTGCTATGCGTTCATCGGCAACGGGATCGGCAGCAAGGGCGGCTGCATGGTGCACAACCCTGGCTACGACTTCAACGACGACATTCTCGCGATCGGCGCGAGCTACTGGGTCCGCGTCGCCGAAGCCTGGCTCGCGGCCTGA
- a CDS encoding cysteine hydrolase family protein — MSEAPSPKRALLVIDMQVGLFDGPDRPHDGERVLARINRLIRRAHDAGAPVFAVRHTGPDGSPSAPDAPLAALLPDLAIDTARDIVFNKTRPSCFAGTRLAEWLHAAGIGEIAITGMKTQYCIDTTCRAAADLGFRAVLVADAHTCMDTPDLPAGRIIAHHNATLGGPFATLTTTDACGF, encoded by the coding sequence ATGTCCGAAGCCCCTTCCCCGAAACGTGCGCTGCTCGTCATCGACATGCAGGTCGGTCTGTTCGACGGCCCCGATCGTCCACATGACGGCGAACGCGTGCTGGCCAGGATCAACCGGCTGATTCGCCGCGCGCATGACGCCGGTGCTCCGGTGTTTGCCGTGCGTCACACCGGCCCGGACGGCTCACCGAGCGCGCCCGATGCGCCGCTGGCCGCGTTGCTGCCGGACCTCGCGATCGATACGGCACGCGATATCGTGTTCAACAAGACTCGGCCGAGCTGCTTCGCCGGCACGCGGCTTGCGGAATGGCTGCACGCGGCCGGGATCGGCGAAATCGCGATTACGGGAATGAAGACGCAGTACTGCATCGACACGACCTGCCGTGCGGCCGCCGATCTCGGCTTTCGCGCGGTGCTCGTCGCCGATGCGCACACCTGCATGGATACGCCCGACCTTCCGGCCGGGCGGATCATCGCGCATCACAATGCGACGCTTGGCGGACCCTTTGCGACGTTGACGACGACCGACGCGTGCGGGTTCTGA
- a CDS encoding pyrimidine/purine nucleoside phosphorylase — translation MTSATQFDNVSVVKRANVYFDGKCVSHTVLFPDGTRKTLGVILPCALNFGTDAPELMEVQAGKCRVKLDGSSEWQTYGAGESFSVPGKSRFDIEVIETLDYVCSYL, via the coding sequence ATGACCAGTGCAACCCAATTCGACAACGTATCGGTCGTCAAGCGCGCGAACGTCTATTTCGACGGCAAGTGCGTGTCGCATACCGTGCTCTTCCCGGACGGCACGCGCAAGACGCTCGGCGTGATCCTGCCGTGCGCGCTCAACTTCGGCACGGACGCACCCGAATTGATGGAAGTGCAGGCCGGCAAGTGCCGCGTGAAGCTCGACGGCAGCAGCGAATGGCAGACTTACGGCGCCGGCGAATCGTTCTCGGTGCCGGGCAAGAGCCGGTTCGACATCGAAGTGATCGAGACGCTCGACTACGTCTGCAGCTATCTGTAA
- a CDS encoding MFS transporter encodes MPHRSSGSAAVATAPTASGSSTASRTLGRVRFSVLALIFAVTVVNYADRATMSIAGTGVAHDLGLTPVQLGIVFSAFAWAYAIGQIPGGWLLDRFGARRVYGLSLLLWSVFTMLQGTVGWFAASGATATLTLFAMRFMLGLVESPAFPANSRIVACWFPTAERGTASALFNSAQYMAVVLFTPAMAWLTHALGWEHVFLWMGMLGIALSVFWFAWYREPHGHPRVTDAERDHLRAHGALVDLEANRIGQRSRVSWHDASHLFRHRNLWAIYIGQYCITALTYFFITWFPIYLIKGRGMTIMEAGWVAALPALCGFTGGVIGGVLSDWLIRRGVHPSRARKTPFIVGMAMATLLVLANGASSNAVVIALMTIAFFGKGLAAVGWAVLADTAPEGMVGLSGGVFNGLGNIAGIVTPLAIGYFVAHTGSFAGALWFVAAHGLIGIAAYAWLAGRFERIRVTRRA; translated from the coding sequence ATGCCCCATCGATCCAGCGGCAGCGCCGCCGTCGCCACCGCGCCCACCGCGTCCGGTTCCTCCACCGCGTCTCGCACGCTCGGCCGCGTCCGTTTTTCGGTACTGGCGCTGATCTTCGCCGTCACCGTCGTCAACTATGCAGATCGCGCGACGATGTCGATTGCCGGCACCGGCGTCGCGCATGATCTGGGGCTCACGCCCGTACAGCTCGGCATCGTCTTTTCCGCGTTCGCGTGGGCCTATGCGATCGGCCAGATCCCGGGCGGCTGGCTGCTCGACCGCTTCGGCGCGCGCCGCGTGTACGGGCTGAGCCTGCTGCTGTGGTCGGTGTTCACGATGCTGCAAGGCACGGTGGGCTGGTTCGCCGCGTCCGGTGCGACCGCGACGCTCACGCTGTTCGCGATGCGCTTCATGCTTGGCCTCGTCGAATCGCCGGCGTTCCCGGCCAATTCGCGAATCGTCGCGTGCTGGTTCCCGACTGCCGAGCGCGGCACCGCGTCGGCGCTGTTCAATTCGGCGCAGTACATGGCCGTCGTGCTGTTCACGCCGGCGATGGCGTGGCTCACGCATGCGCTCGGCTGGGAACACGTGTTCCTGTGGATGGGGATGCTCGGCATCGCGCTGTCGGTGTTCTGGTTCGCGTGGTATCGCGAGCCGCATGGCCATCCGCGCGTGACCGACGCCGAACGCGACCATCTGCGCGCGCACGGTGCGCTCGTCGATCTCGAGGCGAACCGGATCGGGCAGCGCTCGCGCGTGTCGTGGCACGACGCGTCACACCTGTTCCGCCACCGCAACCTGTGGGCGATCTATATCGGCCAGTACTGCATCACCGCGCTCACCTACTTCTTCATCACGTGGTTCCCGATCTACCTGATCAAGGGGCGCGGGATGACGATCATGGAAGCCGGCTGGGTCGCCGCGCTGCCGGCGCTCTGCGGCTTCACGGGCGGCGTGATCGGCGGCGTGCTGTCGGACTGGCTGATCCGGCGCGGCGTGCATCCGTCGCGCGCACGCAAGACGCCTTTCATTGTCGGGATGGCGATGGCGACGCTGCTCGTGCTCGCCAACGGCGCGTCGTCGAACGCGGTCGTGATCGCGCTGATGACCATCGCGTTCTTCGGCAAGGGGCTCGCGGCGGTCGGCTGGGCCGTACTCGCCGACACCGCGCCGGAAGGGATGGTCGGCCTGAGCGGCGGCGTGTTCAACGGGCTCGGCAATATCGCGGGGATCGTCACGCCGCTCGCAATCGGCTACTTCGTCGCGCACACCGGTTCGTTCGCCGGTGCGCTGTGGTTCGTGGCCGCGCACGGGCTGATCGGCATCGCCGCCTACGCGTGGCTGGCCGGCCGCTTCGAGCGGATTCGCGTCACGCGGCGCGCGTAA
- a CDS encoding LysR family transcriptional regulator, giving the protein MDMLENMRLFVRVVEAGSFTAVAKEIDATTAQVSRAVSNLEAHVQTRLLHRTTRHLGLTESGERYFERAKSILAEIDYANAEARNALLRPSGKMRIHAMTGLGQSHVVSSIVRYQEDNPDVSVELTLAQRMPNLVEEGYDVSIVTASQLPDSGYVAQTCGTSCSVLVASREYLARHGTPKTPDDLPNHVCLRLDTPASPASEWRLERGDGEETVYELQPAPFQVNVPDALCVAVRAGRGIACVALYTVLDDIREGRLIRVLPEYRLQTVSVYAVYATRRYLDAKIRTFLDHLRTTLTPALENDLRELDRLAVEQPPASRQRA; this is encoded by the coding sequence ATGGACATGCTCGAAAACATGCGCCTGTTCGTGCGCGTTGTCGAAGCCGGCAGTTTTACCGCGGTCGCGAAAGAAATCGACGCGACCACCGCGCAGGTGTCGCGCGCGGTATCGAATCTCGAAGCGCACGTACAGACGCGGCTGCTGCATCGCACGACGCGCCACCTCGGTCTCACCGAAAGCGGCGAACGCTATTTCGAGCGCGCGAAATCGATTCTTGCCGAGATCGACTACGCGAACGCCGAAGCGCGCAACGCGCTGCTGCGGCCTAGCGGCAAGATGCGCATCCACGCGATGACGGGGCTCGGGCAGAGTCATGTCGTATCGTCGATCGTGCGCTATCAGGAAGACAATCCGGACGTGTCGGTCGAACTGACGCTCGCGCAGCGCATGCCGAACCTCGTCGAAGAAGGTTATGACGTGTCGATCGTGACCGCGTCGCAGCTGCCCGATTCCGGATACGTCGCGCAGACCTGCGGCACGAGCTGCAGCGTGCTGGTCGCGTCGCGCGAGTACCTGGCGCGCCACGGCACGCCGAAGACGCCGGACGACCTGCCGAACCACGTGTGCCTGCGCCTCGACACGCCGGCGTCGCCGGCAAGCGAATGGCGGCTCGAGCGCGGCGACGGCGAGGAGACGGTCTACGAGCTGCAGCCGGCGCCGTTCCAGGTCAACGTGCCGGATGCGCTGTGCGTGGCGGTGCGCGCCGGGCGCGGGATCGCGTGCGTCGCGCTGTACACGGTGCTCGACGACATCCGCGAAGGGCGGCTGATCCGCGTGCTGCCCGAGTACCGGCTGCAGACTGTCAGCGTGTATGCGGTCTATGCGACGCGACGCTATCTCGACGCGAAGATCCGCACGTTTCTCGACCATTTGCGTACGACGCTCACGCCCGCGCTGGAGAACGACCTGCGCGAACTCGACCGGCTCGCGGTCGAGCAGCCGCCGGCGAGTCGCCAGCGCGCGTGA